In Leptolyngbya sp. O-77, the genomic window TCTGGGCATAGGCTTTTGTAGTGGGGATTTGGCTTTAGGACTCGTGCCCCGGAAGTCTTTGAGCTTGCTCCCTTCGGGGCCTTTGCCCTGCGACTCCTGACCTCTGAATCTTTCTATCCTATGACCCTCGCCTACGCCAACCCCTCTACCGACTCGACGCTTCATGCCATCCGAGGTGCGTTTCTCGATTTTCTAGATGATCCCTATTACGTGCCTGAATCGGAAAGCGTCCGCTATATTCATGACGGGCTGATGGTGCTGGAAAACGGCTGCATCCGGGCGCTGGGCGAATATGCAGCGGTGCGGGCGGAATATCCGAATGTGCCCGTGACCCATCAGCGCGATCGCCTCTTAGTACCCGGATTCATCGATACGCATGTGCATTACACCCAGACGGAGATGATTGGGGCCTACGGCGAACAACTGCTGGAGTGGCTGAACAAATACACTTTTCCAACGGAGGCAAAGTTCAAAGACAAACACCATGCCCATCAGGTTGCGGCCTTTTTCTTAGAGGAACTGATAAAAAATGGCACGACGACCGCAGTCGTTCTGGCAGCGGTGTTTCCGGAGTCGGTAGATGCCTTTTTTGAAGAGGCGCAGCGGCGAAATATGCGGATGGTGGCGGGCAAGGTGATGATGGATCGCCACGCACCGGACTATCTGACGGACACGGCCGAGAGTGCTTACACAGATAGTCGGGCGCTAATTGAGCGGTGGCACAAGTGCGATCGCCTCCTCTATGCCATCACGCCGCGCTTCGCTATCACCTCTACGCCAGAGCAACTGCGGGCCGCGGGCAAGCTGCTGGAAGAGTTTCCCGATGTCTATCTACACACGCACCTGTCAGAAAATCTCAAAGAAGTGGCGTTTACTCTGGAGCTATTTCCAGAGTGTACCGATTACCTGAATGTGTATGAATCCTTTGGGTTGGTGCGCGATCGCTCGATTTTTGCCCACGGCATCCAGCTCAGCGATTCCGAATTTGAGCGGCTGTCGCGGTCGGGTGCGACGATCGCCTTTTGCCCCACGTCAAACCTGTTTTTGGGCAGCGGCCTGTTCAACCTGAAAAAGGCGAAGTCGCCAGAAATGCCCGTGCGCGTTGGGCTGGCCACCGATGTCGGCGGTGGCACTAGCCTGTCGATGCTGCGGACGGCCAGCGAAGCCTATAAAGTAACCCAACTGCGGGGCGATCGCCTGTCTGCGTTCCAGACGTTTTACATGATGACGCTGGGGGGAGCGCGATCGCTCTTGCTAGAGGATAAAATTGGCAATTTCCAGGTCGGCAAAGAAGCCGATTTGGTGGCGCTGGATTTGCGATCGACACCGATCTTGGCGATGCGAAACCCGGTCGCTGTGCCCGCCGATTTTCAGGAAATGGCAGATGCAGTCTTTGCCACGATGATTTTAGGAGATGAGCGGGCGATCGCCGCGACCTATATCGCTGGGCAGCTTGCCTACGCGCGAGACGCAAACACGTAAAGTTTTGCATCTTTTTTCGTTGGATTTCGGCTAAAAGTGCCTATCAGTTACATAAACTACATCCACCGCCTGGTAACGGTGTTATCCCTAATGTCAACTTAAAACGCGAATGCGAATAAAACCTCCAGATCCGGTTCACTGGCACGCGAACGCGGCTAACTCTTGCCAAAACCTTGGGCGATTGCCCAAAACCAGCCTCTCCAACCTAAAACCCCAGGTGTCAAAGAAAAAGCGGAGCTATTCAATAGCTCCGCATTCCACTAGATGAAAAGCTAGCAATTTCTAATGAAACTTGGAAACCGCTTGCTCTAACTTGCTCTAATGTCTTGCTCTAATGTTGTCTCAGCTTATACGCTTACTATTGCGCTTGCAGCTTTGCCACTCCTGCTCCTGAATGCCCTGACTGCTCTTTCATTCGGATTAGCAGCGTCTAGCTATCTACTCAGCGATTCGCTACTTTTGCTGCCTGAACAGCACCGACATCAGAACATCAAAAGAACATTGAAAAAGAGCATTGAAGATTCGGATGAACCTTTCAAACTGACTGTAACAGCGCAATATAAGCTAGCCCCTGACCGAAGCGAGACTACCGACTTGAAGCGAGGGAAAGCTCATCGGACTCATCTTCCGACAGCCGCAAACTGGGGAACAGGAAATGGTTTTCCTCGACGTACTGCGCTCCAAAAAGCCCCTTTTCTGCCCAGAAATAGCGATCGGTGGTGTGTTCGTTTCGCTTGACGAGCAGCAGTGCTGGCGGCGCAATGCCTTCAGCTTGGATGAACTTTCTAGCAGCCGTGACGGGTTTATCTTCGCCACTTTCAATACTATACTGAGGCACCAACTCCAGGATTCTACGCCCCTCCAGGCGGCGACGACTCTTACGCTTGCGTCTCCTTGCCAACCTCCTGACCTCCTCTCTCTAGGAATAGATGTAACTGTAGTTACAAAAAACTAAACCGTCGCCAGTATAGTGTCCCGGCCTCAAAATTTCAACTTCTTTTAACCTAACGACATAAAATCTTAGAGATGTCGGTCTCAAAGCCTCGATGTTTCGCAGAATCGCTTAATTTATCTGCGGAGATGCTTAATATTTCGTTATACTTCACTCCCTGCCCTGGGCAATTCAGCCCTGCTGAAATCTGGCTTGGGCTTGACTCTTTCTCCCAATCTGAGGGGATGGGCGGTTGGCGCTGGCGTTGAGTGGATGCCCTATTGAGCTTTATCGATTTGAATCGACCTGACTATTGAGAATCCGAATGCTCTGAATGCTTTAAATGTCAGGAAATTGACAGAATGTTCTAAAGCGTGACCCGCCTCGGGTTTAATCCGTCTGATGCTCTTATCGCTTCTATAATGATAGGACTTGTGATAGGACTTGTGCAGTTGGGGACTTGTGCAGTTGAACAATTTTTCACAGGCTGCGCTTGTGAAAAATTGTCCAGAATCCAGAAAATTCATCGCGGGTGCGTAAGTCCTGTAACAAGTGGCTTAATCTAAGTGGCTAATGGGGATCAGCAGCGGCAATCTCGTTGAAATTGCTGAAACTGCCCACCCCATTTCCTGATGTGGTGAGGTACGCGCCACCTTAGAGAGGCAGAGGTGTGGTGAGCGACTTGTGCATCTTGTGTATCTCGTTTTGTATCTCAATTACCTCAATTACCTCAAGGGTGTATCCCAACTTCACACCTCGTTAGCTTTAACGCTGTAATAAGCTTGCAACATGTTGATGCCAGCCAGCCCTGAGTTTGTTTTGCTGTGTCAGTCGCAGATTGCGGTGCTGACGCAGGGGCTTGGTGCGGCCTTGAGCGTGGTGTATTTAACTGATGATCCAACGGCGGGTGGTGAGGCCGATCTAACGCCTGTTGCGGCTTATCCTGAAGAAGCAGTGGATTGGAGTCAGGAACAAATTCTGCGGCTGTTGTCTGGCGGGCCGTCTACCCCCCCTTTGCCACCCCAGCGGTTATTGACAGATGCAGGGCGATCGCCCGACTCTGCTTCTAAGGCTGCGAAATCAAGCTCGCCGCCGTCGGAGCGTACATCAGTTGAGCCAGAGACTGCCTTTCAAGGTTCTGCTGGGGCCTTTGCCGAGCCAGGGCTATATTCTCAAAAAATTGTCCTGCCACTCGTTTACGAGGGCATGATGATGGGGCTACTGGTGACTGCTTGTTCGGATTGCCTCTGGGGAGAACAGGAGCAGAGCCAAGTCGAGCATATTGCCCAAACGCTGGCGATCGCCCGTTTGCTGGATCAGCGATCGCAGTGGGCTGAGTTTGAGCTACATCAGCGCCAGGTGTTGCAAAGCCAGCAGCGCGACCAGATGGATGACCTGCTGCATCAGTTTCGCAATCCGCTGACGGCGGTTCGCACCTTTGGCAAACTGCTGCTGCGTCGCGTCCAGCCAGAAGACGAAAACCGCACCGTGGCAGAGGGCATCGTGCGAGAGAGCGATCGCCTGCAAGATCTGTTGCGCCAGTTTGATACCGTCATCGATCTCGACCCTGCTTCCCTGCCCGAAGCCAGTCCTGCATCGCCACCCCGTGATGCAGAGGTTCGTTCTGGCGGATCGCCGCCCTTGGCATTGCCATCTCAGGCAGTCCCGACCTCATTAGAACCTCGCTCTGTTACTGGACAAATGCAGATCGAAGCACTGGATTTGGCGGCTGTGGTCGAGCCACTGGTCAGTTCTGCCAGTGCGATCGCCCAGGAACGGGGCCTAACGTTGCAAACCGAACTGCCGCCTGACCTGCCCTCTGTGCGGGGCGATCGCCGCGCCCTGCAAGAAGTCCTGAATAACCTGCTAGACAATGCGCTGAAATATACTCCGTCGGGTGGCACAGTGCGGTTGATCGGCGGCATCGAGCGCGAGTTGGATGGACAGACCCAGCAGGCGATCGCCATTCTCGACACCGGCCCCGGCATTCCCAAAGCCGACTTTGAGCATCTGTTTGAACGACACTTTCGCGGCGTACAGTCCCAGGGCGAGATTCCTGGAACGGGGCTAGGATTGGCGATCGCCCGCGACCTCATTTCCCAGATGCAGGGCGAAATCCAAGTCTTTAGCCCAGCCGACGAGAGTGGATTAATCGAACCCAGCACCTCACCCGGCACTGCCTTTTTGGTTTGGCTTCCAATCCATGTCGCCAGCCAGGATTAAGCTTTCCAATGAGTTCCTTAAGCTATCAATATTTCCTGACGAAATTGCGACGTTTGTGTCGCGCAACAACTTGTCTTTCCATGCGGTTACGTATATCCTGCTACCAAATGGAATATTGTTGCTCTAAGGCAATCTGTTTTCCGTCTTATCGGGGTTGACATTGAGCGCAATCTTGACTTTGCGCGATTCCGTTTAAATTCACAGATTAAGTGTCTAGTCTCTAGCCACATTCTTTTGAGGAGCTTGTGTAAATATGTCCCTTCCTGTTCCCCTTACAAAGCGGCTAATCGCCGAGTTTATCGGCACTTTCTGGCTGGTGCTGGGCGGCTGCGGCAGCGCCGTGCTGGCAGCAAACTTTCCCTATGGTGACGGCGGCAATCCGCTCGGCTTGGGCTTTCTGGGTGTTGCCCTGGCCTTCGGTCTAACGGTGTTCACCCTGGCCTATGGCTTCGGCCACATTTCTGGCGCACACTTCAACCCCGCCGTGTCCTTTGGTCTGTGGGCGGGCAAGCGCTTCTCTGGTGCAGACCTGCTGCCCTACATCATTTCTCAAGTGCTGGGTGCAATTCTGGCTGGCGGTGTGATTTACCTAATCGCCCAAGATCGTCCCGGCTTTGCGCTATCCGGTTCCAACCCGCTGGCAACGAATGGCTGGGGTGTGCATTCTCCCGGTGGCTATGGCTTCTGGTCGGCCCTGCTGATCGAAGTCGTGCTGACCTTTGTGTTCTTGCTGGTGATTCTGGGCTCCACCGATCGCCGCGCCCCCAAAGGCTTTGCCCCCGCTGCCATCGGTCTAGCGCTGACGCTGATTCACCTGATCAGCATCCCCGTGACGAATACCTCGGTTAACCCTGCTCGTAGCACAGGCGTTGCCCTGTTTGCAGGTTTGTCCCACGTTTCTCAACTGTGGCTGTTCTGGCTGGCTCCCATCGGTGGTGCTGTTCTGGCTGGGTGGCTCTACTACAGCGTGTTTGAGCCTTCTGTCACAACGGAAGAGTACGTGCGCGAGCGGGAAGTCGTGTAGGAAATGGGAACTGCCAAAGCAGTTTGACCGCTTCTGACAACGCTCGAATACCTTCCAG contains:
- the guaD gene encoding guanine deaminase produces the protein MTLAYANPSTDSTLHAIRGAFLDFLDDPYYVPESESVRYIHDGLMVLENGCIRALGEYAAVRAEYPNVPVTHQRDRLLVPGFIDTHVHYTQTEMIGAYGEQLLEWLNKYTFPTEAKFKDKHHAHQVAAFFLEELIKNGTTTAVVLAAVFPESVDAFFEEAQRRNMRMVAGKVMMDRHAPDYLTDTAESAYTDSRALIERWHKCDRLLYAITPRFAITSTPEQLRAAGKLLEEFPDVYLHTHLSENLKEVAFTLELFPECTDYLNVYESFGLVRDRSIFAHGIQLSDSEFERLSRSGATIAFCPTSNLFLGSGLFNLKKAKSPEMPVRVGLATDVGGGTSLSMLRTASEAYKVTQLRGDRLSAFQTFYMMTLGGARSLLLEDKIGNFQVGKEADLVALDLRSTPILAMRNPVAVPADFQEMADAVFATMILGDERAIAATYIAGQLAYARDANT
- a CDS encoding DUF3155 domain-containing protein — protein: MARRRKRKSRRRLEGRRILELVPQYSIESGEDKPVTAARKFIQAEGIAPPALLLVKRNEHTTDRYFWAEKGLFGAQYVEENHFLFPSLRLSEDESDELSLASSR
- a CDS encoding sensor histidine kinase, translated to MPASPEFVLLCQSQIAVLTQGLGAALSVVYLTDDPTAGGEADLTPVAAYPEEAVDWSQEQILRLLSGGPSTPPLPPQRLLTDAGRSPDSASKAAKSSSPPSERTSVEPETAFQGSAGAFAEPGLYSQKIVLPLVYEGMMMGLLVTACSDCLWGEQEQSQVEHIAQTLAIARLLDQRSQWAEFELHQRQVLQSQQRDQMDDLLHQFRNPLTAVRTFGKLLLRRVQPEDENRTVAEGIVRESDRLQDLLRQFDTVIDLDPASLPEASPASPPRDAEVRSGGSPPLALPSQAVPTSLEPRSVTGQMQIEALDLAAVVEPLVSSASAIAQERGLTLQTELPPDLPSVRGDRRALQEVLNNLLDNALKYTPSGGTVRLIGGIERELDGQTQQAIAILDTGPGIPKADFEHLFERHFRGVQSQGEIPGTGLGLAIARDLISQMQGEIQVFSPADESGLIEPSTSPGTAFLVWLPIHVASQD
- the aqpZ gene encoding aquaporin Z; protein product: MSLPVPLTKRLIAEFIGTFWLVLGGCGSAVLAANFPYGDGGNPLGLGFLGVALAFGLTVFTLAYGFGHISGAHFNPAVSFGLWAGKRFSGADLLPYIISQVLGAILAGGVIYLIAQDRPGFALSGSNPLATNGWGVHSPGGYGFWSALLIEVVLTFVFLLVILGSTDRRAPKGFAPAAIGLALTLIHLISIPVTNTSVNPARSTGVALFAGLSHVSQLWLFWLAPIGGAVLAGWLYYSVFEPSVTTEEYVREREVV